The genomic window TGGACGTAACGGCAACGCGCATATTCACCTTGTCCGAGCAGACGGTGCAGGTGCTAGACGGTCTGGACGGGCTCGTGCGCGCGAATGCGTTTTTCGTGCCGTCCGACACCAGAAGTGTCGCAGCACAGCAGCAAGCGGAAGACCTGCTTAACGAATTCACTCGCCGCAGCAACATGTTCAGCTATCGCTTCGTGGACCCCGAATTGCAGCGAAGCGTGGCACAGCAGTACGGCGTGACAACTTTCCCCGCCATAGTATTCGAAGACTTGGACGACGGCACGCAGCAAAGCGTTCAGACATTCACGGAGCAAGACTTCGTAACTAGCATTCTCATCGTAACCGGCGCAGAGCAGAAGATTGTCTATTACCTGACCGGACACGACGAAGCCGGCGCAACCAGAGACTTACTGTCCGGGGACATAGACTTAGACAACGGATTGGACTATGCCATTTCAGGAATGCAGCGCGATAACTACCGCGTGCTGCCCTTGAACCTTAAACAAGTAGGCGCCGTGCCGGAAGACGCCGCTGTAGTAGTAATAGCGGGGCCTAAGCAAGACTTGGACACCGATGAATTCGCCGCGCTCGACGCCTACATGAAGGGCGGCGGCAGGATTATCGCGCTGTACGACCCTACTACTCCGGATGGCTTCAACTTTCTGATAGCGCAGTGGGGCGTGCTGGTCGCGACCCGTGATCCCAGCACGAATATGCCATTGAGCATCGCCGACGCCGTTAGCAATGTCGCAGGCGAAGAGCTGACGCCGCTGCTGCAACGCGCGAACATTCAGTATTCTACAAGCACATCGCCAACCACGCAGGGCATACCGATCGCCGACCAGATAGATGTAACCTTCTTCCCCGAAGCGGCTGCCGTTGACAGGCTGATACCGCCGGAAGAGACACCGCCATTCGTGCGCATTTTGCCAATTGCAATGACCACACCCGCGAGCTGGCTAGAATCGAACGCGGAAGATGTGAGCTACAATGCGGGCGAAGAACGGCTGGGGCCATTCCCAATATCCGTGGTAGTGGAAGCCACAGGCACGATTGACGAATCGCTGCGCCACCCTCAGGCGAAATTCGTCGTGTTCGGCGACTCGGACTTCGCTAAGAACAAGTTCTTTGCATCGAGCGACAACGCGGATCTGTTCCTAAACTCGGTGAACTGGCTTGCGGAAGACTATGAGCTAATCTCCATTCGCCCGAAGGTTTTCCCATACCGCGAGCTTGTGGTGACCACACGAGAACGCGACTTCATCAAGTGGTCGAGCTGGTTCGTGCCGCCGGTCATCATGCTCATCATCGGCGCAGTCGTGTGGTGGCGAAGGCGCTAGAATACACGGACCAATAGCGTAGTACAGCGGTCAAGCGATTTCGGCGCGGCAGCGTATAGGCGTGCCCTGACTGGAATTGCAGCGCCTGACCGCACTCTTGGGAGAAATACCGGATGAACCTAAAGGCAACGGCAGCGATAGTCGTGGCGGCGGTTATCGTCGGCGCTATCGCTTGGAGCAATGTGTTCGAGATTGCGGTTACACGCCTGCAAGGCGACCTTGATGACTACCACGTCGTGCAAGCCAATCCCGGTCGCTGGGAACTCGTGGAGAAGAAAGCCGAAAGGTCTCCGTGGTTCTATCAAGTCCACGAAGACGACATCCGGACTATTCGCGTAAGATACCTCGAAGACAAGAGCGTGAGTTTCTACAGGACCGAAGAGGAAACCTGGGCGTTCACCAATCCGGAAGGCATCCCGCCGAGCTACAATCGGTGGGGCGGCATAACGCTGCTACTCAGCGGGCCTGGTACGCGGCGTGACCTGACCGCCGTGCAGCCCGTCATCGACAACCCGGTGCAATACGGCCTTGACAAGCCGGACACGATTGTCGATGTCGGCTTGACGGCAGATCGCAGCGTGCAATTCAGGCTGGGCGACCTGACGACAGACGGCAGGCATCACTACGGTCAAGTCGAAGGTTTCCCGGACCTGTTCCTCATCGCGTCAAGCTGGGGCGATGTCATCAGCAGGCTCGCCAACGAACCGCCCGTCCCGAAGTGGTACGAACGGCGTGACCCCACCGAGATAGTCGAGTTGAACGTCTATTTCGGAAATCCGGTGACCGAGGACACGCACCTGATTTCGTTCATCCAAGACTGGCGCACGAAGGAATGGACGGTCATTGATTACGCTGTCGATGAAGAAGAGCAACCCATAGACCTCGGTGTCTGGGAGCCGCTGATCCCGCTGGTGCCGGGCCCCGAAGGTATGACGGTCATCGTGCCGGCAGTTGACGACCAGGATTATACGCCTTGGGGCATTAACGACGACTCAAACGCAATCGAGATACGCTTCTCCGGCGAGACCGATAGAGGCACGCGATTCACTGACGGCGTGCTGCTGCTGCTCGGCGACAAGAGCGAAGACGGCAGTGTATATTACGCAAAGTCCGAGTCGAACTTTATCCGCCAGCCGATAATCGGCTTGCCCGCGGACTGGGTGGACACCTTTGTAACGCTGGCTCAGGATCCCCCTTACGGCGGATAATGCGCGAGTGCCGCCCGGTGATGTTGAGCTGGAATTTTCCCTGCCCTAACGTTTGCGCCGCAGTTGGGTATGCGAATGTGTCTGTGCTTAAACTGCTGGCCAACAGCGCACTTCCGATAGGCTCAAAATTATTGGAGACTATAACTATGCACGCTGAGATTCTGTCGATAGGCACGGAACTTCTTATGGGCGAGTTGGTTGATACCAACTCGTCGTATCTTGCGTCCGAACTTGCGAAACTGGGCATGGAAACACATTGGGTTACCAAAGTCGGCGATGACCCTGAGCGGTTGTTCCAAGCGATACAGCGCGCAAGCGAACGGTCCGACGTCACGCTGACATCCGGCGGACTCGGACCGACATCCGATGACCTCACCCGAGAAAGCATCGCCAGGGTCTGCGGCGAAGATATGACAGTGCAAGACGACCTGCTGGAACACCTGAAGGGCTTGTTCGCCAATCGTGGCTTTCCTATGCCTGAGACGAATGTTAAGCAAGCAACCCTGATTCCATCCGCGCAGGCGATTGACAACCCGGCGGGCACCGCGCCCGGCTGGTGGGTGGAACACGAGGGCAGCATAATCGTGGCGATGCCGGGACCGCCGCGCGAATTGCAGCGCATGTGGCAGCACGAAGTCGCGCCGAGATTGCGTGCGCTGAACCCAAACATCGCGATCGTCACCCGCAATCTGAAGACATTCGGCATATCCGAGGGCGGCTTGGACGAGATGCTGTCTCCCCTATTCGAGAGCGAGAACCCATCACTAGGCATATATTCCAAACAGGATGGCATTCATCTGCGAGCGATTGCCACCGCAAGCACCGAAGAGGAAGCGAGCGCGCTGATTGCGCCGATGGAAGCCGAGATACGGCGCATCGTGGGCGACGGCGCGATTTGGGGCACCGACGAGGACACGCCAGAATCTAGAGCGATCGCCCGGTTACGCGAACACGGTCTTACGCTCGCGATTGCAGACGATTTCACAGGTGGCGTACTGACAAGCAGACTGGCAGCCGTCGAAGGCGCGGACGAAGTGCTGCGCGGAAGTATAGTGGCCTCCGTGTCGGCGCTGAACAACCAGGGTGCGAATATCACACTGTCTGTTTCAGACGCGCTGAGCGGCAAGATGGGCGACGAAAATCTGAAAATTGCGGAACTGATGGCTCGACACGTGCGTGAGCGCTTTAACGCCGATGTGGGCTTGGGAATGACCGGCTACGATTGGGGCGGTTGGTATTCCGGCTTCATGATGCGTGACGAAGCCAGCCTGCAAACTCAGCCAATCCCGTTTCCTCTGTCGTGGCGGAATTCAGGGTTCTCAATGAGCGCGCTGCAACGCTCCGGCAGAGAGCGCATTCTAGGGCGCTCAATTACGCACACGCTAATACTCTTTGAGAGCTACATCAGCGGTAGGATGAACGGCGGTCAGACGGAAAACGGCGGTTGATAAACGATAGAGACACGACGCGAGATGTGGTTGCGGGGCA from Chloroflexota bacterium includes these protein-coding regions:
- a CDS encoding CinA family nicotinamide mononucleotide deamidase-related protein, with the translated sequence MRECRPVMLSWNFPCPNVCAAVGYANVSVLKLLANSALPIGSKLLETITMHAEILSIGTELLMGELVDTNSSYLASELAKLGMETHWVTKVGDDPERLFQAIQRASERSDVTLTSGGLGPTSDDLTRESIARVCGEDMTVQDDLLEHLKGLFANRGFPMPETNVKQATLIPSAQAIDNPAGTAPGWWVEHEGSIIVAMPGPPRELQRMWQHEVAPRLRALNPNIAIVTRNLKTFGISEGGLDEMLSPLFESENPSLGIYSKQDGIHLRAIATASTEEEASALIAPMEAEIRRIVGDGAIWGTDEDTPESRAIARLREHGLTLAIADDFTGGVLTSRLAAVEGADEVLRGSIVASVSALNNQGANITLSVSDALSGKMGDENLKIAELMARHVRERFNADVGLGMTGYDWGGWYSGFMMRDEASLQTQPIPFPLSWRNSGFSMSALQRSGRERILGRSITHTLILFESYISGRMNGGQTENGG